Proteins from one Triticum aestivum cultivar Chinese Spring chromosome 7A, IWGSC CS RefSeq v2.1, whole genome shotgun sequence genomic window:
- the LOC123148359 gene encoding disease resistance protein RGA4 isoform X1 gives MEAAAVGTAVGKLAPKLYDLLLANRKVRAELEHDIEYIKKELLMISAVIRQDGGRRRGGDDDVHGRWIAMVRELAREIEDCVDTFTHRVALGSGTSWIRRELHRVKTVRARNQFAAAIHRLKKKSAEAAMLRKKYEPDSSSVLTTNFHTGNTGSSCNLVSDDEEDPETDTVAVGIDAQRDDLLELIRGQQPEELKVVSLVGFGGIGKTLLARKAYNDTVEEGEYAVRAWVRAADKSSRYVLKEILGQLGIAGSSSCHLRKLRASLRECLGTKRFFIVIDDIRAAFWHDIKDAFPIVPGVSSIVMVTTAIQSIANACSTAHGHVYVMKTLAEEHSRQLFFKEAFLEDAPAPGDRSQLSASQALTKCDGLPLALVTTAQFLQSRGNPERWANLCKYLGKHLETENTLARMKRVLVHSYTSLGSEDVKTCLLYLSIYSSGHPIRRGILIRRLLAEGLINEDNRRSPLSVAIDCFDELVNRSIIQPIHASGAEVKKCQIHGMMLEFILHKSMCEDFVTSLYDKDPLPGSNIRWLSLHNKTVERSKTNPKSLCLVRSLTVFGKAHKSVLDFSMYKLLRVLDLEECNEHLDDKHLKEICNLLLLRYLSLGGAVMVTMLPKEVKKLQFLETLDIRKTKIEILPTQVMELPCLVHLFGKFKLQHNVGDRRMGKLKTWLSENSKLETLSGFVVDKSQELPQLMDHMEYLTKVKIWCESTGTNAFANNNLSHLSKAIKGFIQRGTQPNEARSLSLNINDEWPQDFLDFSLDKDYSYYLTSLKLRGNRICSQLPLFVTMLGGLTKLCLSFPDDHKLSGNFLDSLSRVCGLEYLKLIATQLDKPVIGQGALRSLQCLCVMVEVMTELEIQEGAMPRVESLQLLCKNMNGFSGTTIQCLPRLKEVVLHDGLSNQTKQDWKEAAKRHPRYPKLFFVTREIVNEPTAKFIPAATITDMMAQEVPVGSKLAENFDSPEIPPTDTTSSMTTPPGAISNGESGKQALPIATSELKNEPAVEIPMAPAATTNMTLPVNDEASANAQQEYSVQVVTSEMGSVVAAENHVAPVTTDNATFSVNSDAFANAQQEYCPINNMESFKKKIEGVAI, from the exons ATGGAAGCAGCTGCGGTTGGCACCGCCGTCGGCAAGCTCGCGCCTAAGCTCTATGACCTGTTGCTAGCAAATCGCAAGGTGCGGGCGGAGCTGGAGCATGACATCGAGTACATCAAGAAGGAGCTTCTCATGATCTCTGCCGTCATCCGACAAGATGgcgggaggaggaggggcggcgacgacgacgtccACGGCCGCTGGATCGCGATGGTGCGTGAGCTGGCGCGCGAGATCGAGGACTGCGTCGACACCTTCACGCACCGTGTGGCGCTCGGGTCCGGCACGTCGTGGATCCGTCGGGAACTCCACCGGGTGAAGACGGTGAGGGCCCGCAACCAGTTTGCTGCGGCGATCCACCGTCTCAAGAAGAAATCAGCGGAGGCAGCCATGCTGAGAAAGAAGTACGAGCCAGATTCATCATCCGTTCTCACAACAAACTTCCACACCGGCAACACCGGATCCAGCTGCAACTTGGTATCTGATGATGAGGAGGATCCGGAGACGGACACGGTGGCCGTGGGCATCGACGCTCAGCGGGATGATCTCCTGGAGCTGATAAGGGGACAACAACCCGAGGAGCTCAAGGTGGTCTCCCTTGTTGGGTTCGGTGGAATAGGGAAGACTCTTCTCGCCCGGAAAGCCTACAACGACACGGTTGAGGAAGGGGAATACGCCGTACGGGCTTGGGTTCGTGCTGCGGACAAAAGCTCAAGGTATGTTCTCAAGGAGATACTAGGGCAGCTTGGAATTGCAGGCAGCAGCTCCTGCCATCTCAGGAAGCTCCGCGCAAGCCTCAGAGAGTGCCTCGGAACCAAGAG GTTCTTCATTGTGATTGATGACATACGAGCTGCATTTTGGCACGATATAAAAGATGCCTTCCCTATTGTTCCCGGGGTGAGCAGCATAGTTATGGTGACGACAGCCATTCAGTCCATAGCAAATGCCTGCAGCACCGCTCATGGTCATGTCTATGTGATGAAAACTCTTGCCGAGGAACATTCAAGACAGCTGTTCTTCAAAGAAGCTTTCTTGGAAGATGCACCGGCACCTGGTGATCGCTCGCAGCTTAGTGCTTCACAAGCACTGACCAAATGTGATGGTCTACCCCTTGCTCTTGTTACCACTGCCCAGTTCTTGCAAAGTAGAGGGAATCCAGAAAGGTGGGCAAATCTATGCAAATACCTTGGCAAACATTTGGAGACAGAAAATACCTTAGCAAGAATGAAGCGTGTGCTCGTCCATAGCTATACTAGCCTTGGTAGTGAAGATGTCAAGACCTGCTTGCTATATCTGAGTATTTACTCAAGTGGCCATCCAATCAGAAGAGGAATTCTGATAAGGAGATTGTTAGCTGAAGGACTCATCAATGAAGACAATAGACGCAGTCCCCTCAGTGTTGCTATTGACTGTTTTGATGAGCTGGTCAATCGGAGTATCATTCAACCTATTCATGCCAGCGGTGCAGAGGTGAAGAAATGCCAGATTCATGGCATGATGCTCGAGTTCATCCTGCACAAGTCCATGTGTGAAGACTTTGTTACATCATTGTATGATAAGGATCCCCTACCTGGGAGTAATATCCGTTGGCTTTCACTGCACAATAAAACAGTTGAAAGGTCCAAAACGAATCCAAAGAGTTTATGTCTTGTCCGGTCCCTGACAGTCTTCGGCAAGGCGCACAAATCTGTCTTGGACTTTTCCATGTACAAACTGTTGCGTGTCTTGGATCTAGAAGAGTGCAATGAACACTTGGATGACAAGCATCTCAAGGAGATATGCAATCTGTTGCTGCTCAGATACCTAAGCCTCGGGGGCGCTGTTATGGTTACTATGCTTCCCAAAGAGGTCAAGAAGCTTCAATTTTTGGAGACATTGGACATAAGAAAAACCAAGATAGAGATTCTGCCCACACAAGTCATGGAGCTGCCATGTTTAGTTCATCTGTTTGGAAAGTTCAAGCTCCAACACAATGTCGGAGACCGGAGAATGGGTAAGCTAAAGACTTGGTTATCAGAGAACAGCAAATTAGAAACGCTGTCTGGATTTGTTGTGGACAAGAGCCAAGAATTGCCACAGCTCATGGATCATATGGAGTACCTGACAAAGGTGAAAATATGGTGTGAGTCCACCGGCACCAATGCCTTTGCCAACAACAACTTAAGTCATCTCTCAAAAGCCATCAAGGGGTTCATCCAGAGAGGCACCCAACCAAACGAAGCTCGTTCACTCTCGCTGAACATCAACGATGAATGGCCCCAAGACTTTCTGGATTTCTCCCTGGATAAGGATTACTCCTACTACCTTACCTCACTCAAACTACGAGGGAACAGAATATGCAGCCAGCTGCCTCTGTTTGTTACCATGCTGGGTGGTCTCACTAAGTTGTGTCTGTCATTCCCTGATGATCATAAGCTCAGTGGTAACTTTCTAGATTCCCTGAGTAGAGTGTGTGGCTTGGAGTACCTAAAGCTGATTGCAACTCAACTGGACAAGCCTGTCATTGGACAAGGCGCACTCAGAAGCCTACAATGCCTATGCGTCATGGTAGAAGTCATGACTGAGCTGGAAATCCAAGAGGGAGCTATGCCACGTGTCGAATCACTCCAGCTGCTATGTAAGAACATGAATGGCTTTAGTGGGACGACGATCCAGTGCCTGCCACGTCTTAAGGAGGTCGTTCTCCATGATGGACTGAGCAACCAAACAAAACAGGACTGGAAAGAAGCAGCAAAGAGACACCCAAGATATCCCAAGCTCTTCTTCGTCACGAGAGAAATCGTTAATGAGCCTACTGCGAAATTTATCCCGGCGGCAACAATTACTGATATGATGGCCCAAGAGGTTCCTGTGGGAAGTAAGCTTGCAGAGAATTTTGATAGCCCTGAGATACCGCCTACTGATACGACGTCATCAATGACAACGCCTCCCGGTGCCATTTCGAATGGAGAGTCCGGTAAGCAAGCTT TACCGATTGCTACTTCTGAGCTGAAAAATGAGCCTGCTGTGGAAATCCCCATGGCACCAGCTGCTACTACTAATATGACATTGCCGGTGAATGATGAGGCTTCTGCTAATGCACAACAAGAATATTCTG TACAAGTTGTTACTTCTGAGATGGGGAGTGTGGTGGCTGCAGAAAACCATGTGGCGCCAGTTACTACTGATAATGCGACCTTCTCGGTGAATAGCGATGCCTTTGCTAATGCACAACAAGAATATTGTCCAATCAACAACATGGAAAGTTTTAAAAAGAAGATTGAAGGGGTGGCTATTTGA